The Deinococcus wulumuqiensis R12 genome has a window encoding:
- a CDS encoding cytochrome P450: MTASFKTLPEPHTRPGSGHLQDWALGPLPLIEQGAQRARLGGGDLFRLRLGGPAVVGFSPAWNRRVLTDLTTFVSRGSFSAVVPYLAGGVILTDAPEHAARRQRLNPGFGRVSVERLRERMRQARTPVPRQPFDALPWADETVRRQLNAAYFSGDFDDTLLAAFLAPLRRPFPVPALPRPLLFRRVEQEIRRLAERRLVEGGDDLLSSLAPLPGGLTETRISLAAAHDTTTHALAYALWALANRPEFQAADTHPAVLKEVLRLYPPGWMGSRRLSRAVEWRGTELPRGTLALYSPYLTGRDPALWARPLDFRPERWEKPPPAWAYLPFGGGERTCLGLHLAQTLILDVLAETPPLRARWGNDEPHPGVTLGPRGPLVVERR; the protein is encoded by the coding sequence TTGACTGCCTCTTTCAAAACCTTGCCGGAACCGCACACCAGACCGGGCAGCGGGCACCTTCAGGACTGGGCGCTGGGGCCTTTGCCGCTGATCGAGCAGGGGGCGCAGCGGGCGCGGCTGGGGGGCGGCGACCTGTTTCGCCTGCGTCTGGGGGGGCCTGCGGTGGTGGGGTTCAGCCCCGCATGGAACCGCCGGGTGCTGACGGACCTGACGACCTTTGTGAGTCGAGGGAGTTTCTCGGCGGTGGTGCCTTATCTGGCGGGCGGCGTGATTCTGACCGACGCGCCAGAACACGCGGCGAGGCGGCAGAGGCTCAATCCTGGATTTGGCCGGGTGAGTGTGGAGCGGCTGCGCGAGCGAATGCGCCAGGCCAGAACTCCGGTTCCGCGACAGCCCTTCGACGCGCTGCCCTGGGCCGACGAGACGGTCCGGCGACAACTGAACGCCGCGTACTTCAGCGGCGACTTCGACGACACGTTGCTGGCGGCTTTTCTGGCCCCGCTGCGGCGGCCCTTTCCGGTCCCGGCTTTGCCGCGTCCCCTGCTTTTTCGGCGGGTCGAGCAGGAAATCAGGCGGCTGGCCGAGCGGCGGCTGGTCGAAGGTGGGGACGACCTGCTCTCCAGCCTCGCCCCCTTACCGGGCGGGCTGACGGAGACGCGCATCAGCCTCGCGGCGGCCCACGACACCACCACGCACGCGCTGGCCTACGCGCTCTGGGCGCTGGCGAACAGGCCCGAGTTTCAGGCGGCTGACACCCACCCCGCCGTGCTCAAGGAAGTGCTGCGGCTTTATCCGCCGGGCTGGATGGGCAGCCGACGCCTGAGCCGAGCGGTGGAGTGGCGGGGCACCGAGTTGCCGCGCGGCACCCTGGCGCTGTATTCGCCCTACCTGACCGGACGTGACCCGGCGCTGTGGGCACGTCCCCTCGACTTTCGCCCGGAGCGCTGGGAGAAGCCGCCACCCGCCTGGGCCTACCTGCCCTTCGGGGGGGGCGAACGCACCTGCCTGGGCCTGCATCTGGCGCAGACCCTGATTCTGGACGTGCTGGCCGAGACGCCGCCGCTGCGTGCCCGCTGGGGAAACGACGAGCCGCATCCCGGCGTCACCCTGGGACCGCGCGGGCCGCTGGTGGTGGAGCGGCGTTAG
- a CDS encoding four helix bundle protein: protein MTQQRFFGFEKLEIYHESVELAALVYRLTAAFPADERFGLTNQLRRAATSVTLNIAEGSGRGTKRDFAHSLMQARGSVYEVVGAVQLAVRPEYLRPEQTHTINEQAQSISAKITALARNLKAEA, encoded by the coding sequence ATGACGCAGCAAAGGTTTTTCGGCTTTGAAAAGTTGGAGATTTATCACGAGTCAGTAGAACTGGCAGCGTTGGTTTATCGTCTGACGGCTGCGTTTCCTGCGGATGAGCGGTTTGGTTTGACCAATCAACTCAGACGCGCTGCAACCTCTGTCACGCTCAATATCGCCGAAGGAAGTGGACGCGGAACGAAAAGAGATTTCGCCCATTCTCTGATGCAAGCACGCGGTTCGGTGTATGAAGTCGTCGGTGCCGTGCAGCTGGCCGTGCGCCCCGAGTATCTGCGACCGGAACAGACCCACACCATCAACGAACAGGCGCAGTCCATCTCTGCCAAAATCACGGCTCTCGCCCGCAACCTGAAGGCTGAAGCATGA
- a CDS encoding WD40 repeat domain-containing protein: protein MQKIWPLLTLLLCASASAELRADIARDTPPGQATMKVYDGEKVLFQATTPGLNAVTGSKFSPDGRWLLNIADGSGYVQLWDVKKGERVKTFLAPFARIVNADFTPDSQHVLLNFPGVPYQPSENPYNQASFWNLAPLQRVTNLNIFSGSGQSRYFQGGYDRSVSFSADGTRMVFASSGGYGRSGAASVWNAKTGTHLATISRLPYPKGAAQTGGAGTVDARLSPDGRRVLVRYVDDRLAEYDAGTGNLLKLRGKFSAADAGAELERFAREGR from the coding sequence ATGCAAAAAATCTGGCCCCTGCTGACGCTCCTGCTGTGCGCCTCCGCCTCGGCCGAACTCCGCGCCGATATCGCTAGGGACACCCCGCCCGGACAGGCCACCATGAAGGTTTACGACGGCGAAAAAGTGCTGTTTCAGGCGACGACGCCGGGGCTGAACGCGGTGACGGGCAGCAAGTTCAGCCCGGACGGGCGCTGGCTGCTGAACATTGCAGACGGGAGCGGCTACGTGCAGCTCTGGGACGTGAAGAAGGGAGAGCGGGTGAAGACGTTTCTGGCGCCTTTTGCCCGTATCGTGAATGCGGATTTTACGCCGGACAGTCAGCATGTCCTGCTCAACTTTCCCGGCGTACCCTATCAACCCTCCGAGAATCCTTATAACCAGGCATCGTTTTGGAACCTTGCCCCCCTCCAACGCGTGACAAACCTGAATATCTTCAGTGGTTCAGGGCAGTCACGTTACTTTCAGGGAGGCTATGACCGCTCGGTGTCGTTTAGCGCCGACGGCACCCGGATGGTCTTTGCCAGTTCCGGCGGATATGGCCGGTCAGGCGCCGCTTCCGTCTGGAACGCCAAAACCGGCACGCATCTCGCCACCATTTCCCGCTTGCCCTACCCGAAAGGCGCGGCGCAAACCGGCGGCGCCGGGACCGTGGACGCCCGCCTTTCCCCCGATGGCCGCCGCGTGCTGGTGCGCTATGTGGATGATCGCCTGGCCGAGTACGACGCGGGCACCGGCAACCTGTTGAAGCTGCGCGGCAAGTTCAGCGCTGCCGACGCTGGGGCAGAGCTGGAACGCTTCGCCCGCGAAGGCCGCTAA
- a CDS encoding 3-hydroxyacyl-CoA dehydrogenase/enoyl-CoA hydratase family protein — protein MKIKKAAVIGAGVMGAAIAAQLANAGIPVLLLDIVLPDKPDRNFLAKAGVERALKARPAAFMDAERAKLIEVGNLEDDLKKLGDCDWILEAIIEKLDAKRDLWAKVEGVAKKTAIISSNSSGIPMHLQIEGRSEDFQRRFVGAHFFNPPRYLHLLEVIPTDKTDPEVVKTLSEFAENTLGKGVVVANDVPGFVANRIGVYGIVRAMQHMEKFGLTPAEVDQLTGPALGRASSATFRTADLSGLDIISHVATDLGAATPDDEDFTLTENFKNIVAKGILGDKSGSGFYKKTKDEKGKTKILNLNLQTGEYEDQGKVKVAAVEAVKGKPLAERVNALYTAEGKEGDFLRASMNDGFWYAAKMAGNVSNRLQDIDNALKWGFGWEQGPFETMDTIGVQQVIKNLEAEGRTLPPLLAKMKETGADKFYNGDETFTPAGEKTKYEAPYFIIADLKKDASKVVKKRPGASIVDLGDGVLLVEWHAKMNALGEDQLKAVQDAHKLVQDMGYAGLVVGNQGEHFSAGANLPLILSQAQAEEWDELDDMIKQFQQVSTSMRFSPHPTVAAPFGMTLGGGCEFSLHADRIVASAETYMGLVEVGVGLIPGGGGTKEMLLRFTDQLHPGQKLGASLLPAVQRAFELIGTAKVSTSALEARKLGFLQDHDTVVMNKNHVIQKAKRAVLALAPDYVQPVMRQDIPVMGDAAIGAIKSALYGMHEGGYITDYDLVVSGELARVLSGGTGNNRTAKVSEQHLLDLEREAFLTLLGKKGTQQRIEHMLKTGKPLRN, from the coding sequence ATGAAGATCAAGAAAGCCGCCGTCATCGGTGCGGGTGTGATGGGTGCCGCCATCGCCGCGCAACTCGCCAACGCGGGGATTCCCGTGCTGCTACTGGACATCGTTTTGCCCGATAAGCCCGACCGCAACTTCCTCGCCAAAGCAGGCGTAGAGCGTGCGCTCAAGGCCCGCCCCGCCGCCTTCATGGACGCCGAGCGCGCCAAGCTGATTGAAGTCGGCAACCTGGAAGACGACCTCAAGAAGCTGGGGGATTGCGACTGGATCCTGGAAGCCATCATCGAGAAGCTGGACGCCAAGCGCGACCTGTGGGCCAAAGTCGAGGGCGTCGCCAAGAAGACGGCCATCATCTCGTCGAACTCGTCGGGCATTCCCATGCACCTGCAAATCGAGGGCCGCTCCGAGGACTTCCAGCGCCGCTTCGTGGGCGCGCACTTCTTCAACCCGCCGCGTTACCTGCACCTGCTCGAAGTCATCCCGACCGACAAGACCGACCCCGAAGTGGTCAAGACCCTCAGCGAGTTCGCGGAAAACACCCTGGGTAAGGGCGTGGTCGTCGCCAACGACGTGCCCGGCTTCGTCGCCAACCGCATCGGCGTGTACGGGATTGTCCGCGCCATGCAGCACATGGAGAAGTTCGGTCTGACCCCCGCCGAGGTGGATCAACTGACCGGCCCGGCGCTGGGCCGCGCTTCCTCGGCCACCTTCCGCACCGCCGACCTGTCGGGCCTGGACATCATTTCCCACGTCGCCACCGATCTGGGGGCCGCCACCCCCGACGACGAGGACTTTACCCTCACCGAGAACTTCAAGAACATCGTGGCGAAGGGCATTCTGGGCGACAAGTCCGGCAGCGGCTTCTACAAGAAGACCAAGGACGAGAAGGGCAAGACCAAGATTCTCAACCTGAACCTGCAAACGGGCGAGTACGAAGACCAGGGCAAGGTCAAGGTCGCCGCCGTGGAAGCGGTCAAGGGCAAGCCCCTGGCCGAGCGCGTGAACGCCCTGTACACCGCCGAGGGTAAGGAAGGCGACTTCCTGCGCGCCTCCATGAACGACGGGTTCTGGTACGCCGCCAAGATGGCGGGCAACGTCTCCAACCGCCTGCAGGACATCGACAACGCGCTGAAATGGGGCTTCGGCTGGGAGCAAGGGCCGTTCGAAACGATGGACACCATCGGCGTGCAGCAGGTCATCAAGAACCTGGAAGCCGAAGGCCGCACCCTGCCCCCGCTGCTTGCCAAGATGAAGGAAACGGGCGCGGATAAGTTCTACAACGGCGACGAAACCTTCACCCCCGCAGGCGAAAAGACTAAGTACGAAGCGCCTTACTTCATCATTGCCGACCTGAAGAAAGACGCCAGCAAGGTTGTCAAGAAGCGCCCTGGCGCGAGCATCGTGGACCTGGGCGACGGCGTGCTGCTGGTCGAATGGCACGCCAAGATGAACGCGCTGGGCGAAGACCAACTGAAGGCCGTGCAAGACGCGCACAAGCTGGTGCAGGACATGGGCTACGCGGGTCTGGTCGTGGGCAACCAGGGCGAACACTTCAGCGCGGGGGCCAACCTGCCGCTGATTCTCTCGCAAGCCCAGGCCGAAGAATGGGACGAGCTGGACGACATGATCAAGCAGTTCCAGCAGGTCAGCACCTCCATGCGCTTTAGTCCCCACCCCACCGTCGCCGCACCGTTCGGTATGACGCTGGGCGGCGGCTGCGAGTTCAGCCTGCACGCCGACCGCATCGTGGCGAGCGCCGAAACCTACATGGGTCTGGTGGAAGTAGGCGTGGGCCTGATTCCTGGCGGCGGCGGCACCAAGGAAATGCTGCTGCGCTTTACCGACCAACTGCACCCCGGCCAGAAGCTCGGCGCGAGCCTGCTGCCCGCCGTGCAGCGTGCCTTTGAACTCATCGGTACCGCCAAGGTCAGCACCAGCGCCCTCGAAGCCCGCAAGCTGGGATTCCTGCAAGACCACGACACGGTCGTCATGAACAAGAACCACGTCATCCAGAAAGCCAAACGCGCCGTCCTGGCCCTGGCCCCCGATTACGTGCAACCCGTCATGCGCCAGGACATCCCCGTGATGGGCGACGCGGCCATCGGGGCCATCAAGTCGGCGCTCTACGGCATGCACGAGGGCGGCTACATCACCGATTACGACCTGGTGGTCAGCGGCGAACTCGCCCGCGTCCTCTCGGGCGGCACCGGCAACAACCGCACCGCCAAGGTCAGCGAGCAGCACCTTCTCGACCTCGAACGCGAGGCCTTCCTGACCCTGCTGGGCAAGAAAGGCACGCAGCAGCGCATCGAGCACATGCTGAAGACGGGCAAGCCGCTGCGGAACTGA
- a CDS encoding alpha/beta hydrolase family protein: MKRLFPSTINHRPLTRLRRRHLGYAALGYVSLVIAGAFLGAEIVLRSKTRWVKGDFVPVGRRGNKLYLPASPETLSKGPLGIVPLLPNKGHLVVGPHRMVGTVVERPILQERGALPHGALAWVSTYLYNGTPAQLGAEYEDVLVPTEVGEMPAWHVPPHQAERDALIIVVHGHGGQRAQALRMLPAMIRTGCGSLFVTFRNAHGAPKVGKGYLTLGDTEAEDVNAAVLWARENGYRRVILYGFSMGGNIVLSVLRPRFEPSPLPIAGVMLDSPALEWRDTIRWQAQRFGLPGFLARRVGRFTQRIVTRRSGQDFDEVDQLAAAPRFKVPLLLWHGTRDRTIPLAQAQALAAARPDLVEFHRVEGAKHIRTWNISPKEYDGQLEAFVARVLGREG; this comes from the coding sequence ATGAAGCGCCTTTTCCCATCAACCATCAACCATCGACCATTAACAAGGCTCCGCCGCAGGCACCTCGGGTACGCCGCTCTGGGCTACGTCTCGCTCGTCATCGCCGGAGCCTTCCTGGGTGCGGAAATCGTGCTGCGGTCCAAGACGCGCTGGGTCAAAGGCGACTTCGTTCCGGTGGGGCGGCGCGGGAACAAGCTGTACCTGCCCGCCTCGCCGGAAACACTCTCGAAGGGACCGCTGGGCATCGTGCCGCTGCTGCCCAACAAAGGCCATCTGGTGGTGGGACCGCACCGGATGGTGGGGACGGTGGTGGAGCGGCCCATCTTGCAGGAGCGCGGCGCCCTGCCGCACGGGGCGCTGGCGTGGGTGTCCACCTACCTCTACAACGGCACCCCCGCACAACTCGGCGCCGAGTACGAGGACGTGCTGGTGCCGACTGAGGTGGGCGAGATGCCCGCGTGGCATGTGCCGCCGCACCAGGCCGAACGTGACGCGCTCATCATCGTCGTGCACGGGCACGGGGGGCAGCGGGCGCAGGCGCTGCGGATGCTGCCCGCCATGATTCGGACCGGCTGCGGGTCGCTCTTCGTCACCTTCCGCAACGCGCACGGAGCGCCGAAGGTCGGCAAGGGCTACCTGACCCTGGGCGACACCGAGGCCGAGGACGTGAACGCCGCCGTACTCTGGGCGCGGGAGAACGGCTACCGGCGGGTCATCCTGTACGGCTTTTCCATGGGCGGGAACATCGTCCTGAGCGTGCTGCGGCCCCGCTTCGAGCCTTCGCCGCTGCCCATCGCGGGGGTGATGCTCGACTCGCCCGCGCTGGAGTGGCGGGACACGATTCGCTGGCAGGCGCAGCGCTTCGGGCTGCCGGGGTTCCTCGCCCGGCGGGTGGGGCGCTTCACGCAGCGCATCGTGACCCGGCGCAGCGGACAGGACTTCGACGAGGTCGACCAGCTTGCCGCCGCCCCGCGCTTCAAGGTGCCTCTGTTGCTGTGGCACGGCACCCGCGACCGTACCATTCCTCTTGCCCAGGCGCAGGCCCTCGCCGCCGCCCGCCCCGACCTGGTGGAGTTCCACCGCGTGGAGGGCGCCAAGCACATCCGCACCTGGAACATCAGCCCGAAAGAGTACGACGGGCAGTTGGAAGCGTTCGTGGCGCGGGTGCTGGGGAGGGAAGGGTAA
- a CDS encoding thiolase family protein, with the protein MRDAVIVSAVRTPVGRGVKGTLANTRPDDLAALVMNEAVKRAGVSADLVEDVYLGCAIPEAEQGLNVARLAALRAGMPDSVGGVTVNRFCSSGLQTIAMAAAAIQTGQADVMLAGGVESMSFVPMSGHNPSPNPELVDSRPGAYIGMGMTAENVAAKYGVSREDQDKFALASHQKAAAAQDAGKFDAEIVPVPVRVDKVKGTKVKSETVQFDKDELIRRDANLEDMAKVRPAFKQGGSVSAANSSPFSDGAAAVVIMSGEKAQELGVKPLAKFLGFAVAGVAPEMMGIGPVAAVPKVLKQTGLTLDDIDLVELNEAFAAQSLAVVRELGIDQSKLNVNGGAIALGHPLGCSGAKLTTTAIYELQRRGGGKALITMCIGGGMGAAGIIEVYPAEGQQAAD; encoded by the coding sequence ATGCGTGACGCTGTAATCGTATCTGCTGTTCGTACCCCCGTTGGCCGTGGCGTGAAAGGCACGCTCGCCAACACCCGCCCCGACGACCTCGCCGCGCTGGTCATGAACGAAGCCGTGAAACGCGCGGGCGTGAGCGCCGACCTCGTGGAAGATGTGTACCTCGGTTGCGCCATCCCCGAGGCCGAGCAGGGCCTGAACGTGGCCCGCCTCGCCGCGCTGCGTGCGGGAATGCCCGACAGCGTGGGCGGTGTGACCGTCAACCGCTTCTGCTCCAGCGGGTTGCAAACCATCGCTATGGCCGCCGCCGCCATTCAGACGGGTCAGGCCGACGTGATGCTGGCGGGCGGCGTGGAAAGCATGAGCTTCGTGCCCATGAGCGGCCACAACCCCAGCCCCAACCCCGAACTGGTGGACTCGCGCCCCGGCGCTTACATCGGCATGGGCATGACCGCCGAAAACGTCGCCGCCAAGTACGGCGTGAGCCGCGAAGACCAAGACAAGTTTGCCCTCGCCAGCCATCAGAAGGCCGCCGCCGCGCAGGATGCAGGCAAGTTCGACGCCGAAATTGTGCCCGTGCCCGTGCGCGTGGACAAGGTGAAAGGCACCAAGGTCAAGTCCGAAACCGTGCAGTTTGACAAGGACGAACTGATTCGCCGTGACGCCAACCTGGAAGACATGGCGAAGGTGCGCCCCGCGTTCAAACAGGGCGGCAGCGTCAGCGCGGCGAACTCCAGCCCCTTCTCGGACGGTGCAGCCGCCGTGGTCATCATGAGCGGCGAGAAGGCGCAGGAACTGGGTGTGAAGCCGCTGGCGAAGTTCCTCGGCTTCGCGGTGGCGGGTGTGGCCCCCGAAATGATGGGCATCGGCCCGGTGGCGGCGGTGCCCAAGGTGCTCAAGCAGACCGGCCTGACGCTCGACGACATCGACCTGGTGGAACTCAACGAGGCCTTCGCCGCGCAGAGCCTCGCCGTGGTACGCGAACTCGGCATCGACCAGAGCAAGCTGAACGTCAACGGCGGCGCGATTGCCCTGGGTCATCCCCTCGGCTGCTCGGGCGCCAAGCTGACCACCACCGCCATCTACGAACTCCAGCGGCGCGGCGGCGGCAAGGCCCTGATTACCATGTGCATCGGCGGCGGCATGGGCGCAGCGGGCATCATCGAGGTGTATCCGGCTGAAGGGCAGCAGGCCGCAGACTAA